AGCGGGCCGGTGCCGCTGGCGCAGCCCGCGCCGGATGCCGACGCGATGGACAGGCTGGCAGAGCTTCTGACGGGCGCGGCGCGCCCGGTGATCCTGATGGGCGGCAGTGGCTGGAGCGCCGAAGGGCGCGCCGGTCTGCAAGCCTTTGCCGAGGCCGCGCGCATCCCGGTCGTCGCGGCCTTCCGTTTTCAAGACCGCTTTGACAACCACTCGGATGTCTACTGCGGCGAGGCCGGTGTCGGCATGCCGCCCCACGTCAAGGCGGTCCTGAAGGGCGCGGACCTGATCCTTGCGGTGAACGTCCGGTTCGGAGAGATGACGACGGACGGATACACGCTCTTCGACCTGCCGGAGATGCAGCAGGTTCTGGTGCATGTACACGCCGATGCGGCCGAGATCGGCAAGATCTACCGGTCGGCGCTGGGGATCGTGGCGGGTGTGAACGCCTTTGCCGCCGCGCTGGAACCCTGCGAGGGCCTATGGGCCGACTGGTGCGCCGAGGGACGCGCGGCCTACCTGGCCGGGCTGGAATTGCCGGACCAGCCCTCACCCGTCGACATGGGCAAGGTGACGGCGCATCTGCGCGCGGTGTTGCCCGAGGACGTGGTGCTGACCAATGGCGCCGGAAACTTCAGCGTCTGGCCGAACAAGTTCTTTCCCTTCGGACCCAAGGCGCGGCTGCTTGCGCCGCAGTCGGGGGCCATGGGCTACGGTCTGCCGGCGGCCATCGCCGCCAAGGTCGCGGACCCGGGGCGCTGTGTGGTCTGCTTTGCCGGGGACGGAGATTTCCAGATGACCAGTCAGGAACTTGCGACGGCGGTGCAGGCCGGGGCGCGGCCCATCGTGCTGATTCTCAACAACGGCGTTTACGGCACCATCCGCGCCCATCAGGAGCGGCAGTTCCCGGGCCGGGTCTCTGGCACCGACATGGTCAGCCCGGACTTCGTCATGCTGGCGCAGGCCTATGGTTTCCATGCCGAGCGTGTGACGACGACCGAGGCCTTCCCCGAGGCCTTTGCCCGCGCCATGGCCTCGGAGACCGGCGCGGTGCTGGATCTCGAAGTCGCGGCAGAGGCAATCACCCCGCGGCAGACGCTGAGCCAGATGAGGGCCGCCGCGCTGAGAGGCTGAGCTCGCGACCCTGGCAGAGCCTTGGCGCCGTGGCTCGCGGGCCGCGGACAGCACGGCCGGGGGATCCGCAAGGCATCCCGGCTAACCTGGTCCCCCGTTGGAGGGGCGGCGCCCTGGCCCGAGGCAGCGCCTCGGATTTGACGCCGGGCAGCGGCCCTGTCGCCTGTCTGGCCTGCCAATGCAGGTTCAGGGCGGCTCCGGCGCGGCGGGCAAGGTGAAGCGAAACAGCGTGCCCTGCGGCTGGGGTTCGCACCAGATCCGCCCGCCGTGGCGGCGCACGATCTTGGCGCAGGTGGCAAGCCCTAAACCGGTGCCGGGAATCTCCTCTTCGCGGTGAAGGCGCCGGAAGGGCTGAAACACCTGCTCGGCATGTTCGGGCGCGATGCCGATGCCGTTGTCCCTGACTGAAAAGATCCAGCGCCCGGCATTGGTCGGCACGGCGCTGACGTGAATGTCGGGCGGGTGGTCGCGGCAATATTTGATTCCATTGCCGATGAGGTTCTGCAACAGCTGGATCACCTCGGTGTCGGCGCAAAGGACCACCGGCAGGGGCCCGGCTCGCAGCGCCGCGCCGCTTTCGGCGATTTCGGCGCGCAGGTTCGCGGCGGCGGCGCGCAGAAGCGCGTCCGCCGGTTCCGGGCCGTGGGCAGCGCCCTGGCCCGGGTGAAGATGGGCGGACAGGGTGTCGATGGTGCGGTGCAGGCGCGCGACGAGGCCGGCGATCTCTGTGCGGTCCGCTTCCATCGCCTGAGTGTCGCCTGCGGCGATGCCCTCTGCCAGCGACAAGGTAAAGTAGTCGAGCGCCCGCAGCGGCGCCTTCAGATCGTGGGCGAGCGTATGGGCGAAGGTGTCGAGTTCCTGCCGCTGCGCCTCTATCTGGTGACGCAGGCGCGTGACCTCCAGCCCGTTCTGGACGAGGCGGCGCAGAGACGCGGCGGCGATGTTGCGCTTGGGGATATAGTCGATGGCGCCTGACTTGATCGCGGCGGCGGCGATGACCTCGTCCCCCTGTCCGGTGACCACGGCCACGGCTGCCTCGGGCCACTGCCCCAGAACCGTTGCGATGTTGGCCAACCCGTCGGCGTTGGGCAGGCCGTAGTCGAGAAAGACGAGGTCGATGGCCTCCTCGCCATGGCCGTCAAGGGCCGCCTGCATGGAAGGGGCGCGGCGCAGATCGCAGGACAGGCCGCTGTCATCTAACGCGCGGCAAAGCAGTTTCGTGTCGCCGGTATCGTCGTCGATGATCAGGATGATGATCGGTCGGTCGGGGCCTGTTTCCAGAGAGCCGTGCGGCGGGGTCATTGCATGTCCGGAAGTTCAACGAGGCGCCAATAGGCGTTGAGCGTTCCGATCAGGTCGAGAAAGTCGGCACCGGCGGATTCCTTCACGATGTAGCCCGCGACATTGTTGTCGTATGCGTGATCGACGTCGTCGCGCATCTTCGAGGTCGTCAGCATGAAGACCACCAGCTTGCGCAGATCCGGATCGTCGCGCAGGGCGGCCACAAACTCATGGCCGTTCATGCGGGGCATGTTTACGTCGACAAGGCAGATGAACGGGGTCTCGGGCATGTCGGGGCGCTGTTTGTGCAGGATCTCAAGGGCTTCCCGGCCATCGCGCGCGCGCACGATGGGGTTGGCGATCTGGGCGCGCTTGAAGGCGCGTATGACCGCCTTGGCGTCGCCGTCATCATCCTCGACGAGCAGAATATTGATGGGCATGGCTTTCTGTCCTGTCATCATCGGCTCCGATCCTCAGGCCGCCTTGTCCGGTTGCGCCGCCGCAGAGGCTGCGGTGCGGGGCCAAGTGACGACGAAGCGGCTGCCCTCACCGGGGGCGGAAGACAGGGCAATCTCACCGCCGACGGTGGCCAGCGTCTTGCGCACCATGGCCAGCCCCATGCCGCTGCCTTCGACTTGATCGCGGGGGCGCAGGGTGGTGAACATGCCGAAGATGCGCTCGTGATACTCTGGCGCGATGCCCGGCCCGTCGTCGGTGACGGTGAAGACATATGTCTTTGGCGTTTCCTCGACCGAGACGCGGACGGTGCCGTCGGTGCGGTCGTGATGCTTGATGGCGTTCGATACTAGGTTCAGAAGCACGTTCTGGATCGGCATGCGGGGCAGGGAGATTCGGGACAGACTTTCGTCGATCCCTATGGTGAAGCCCTCGGGCGGGTTGGTCAGGCCACGAACGGCGGCCATCAACTCATCGCCGTCAACCGG
This region of Ponticoccus alexandrii genomic DNA includes:
- a CDS encoding sensor histidine kinase, which codes for MTPPHGSLETGPDRPIIILIIDDDTGDTKLLCRALDDSGLSCDLRRAPSMQAALDGHGEEAIDLVFLDYGLPNADGLANIATVLGQWPEAAVAVVTGQGDEVIAAAAIKSGAIDYIPKRNIAAASLRRLVQNGLEVTRLRHQIEAQRQELDTFAHTLAHDLKAPLRALDYFTLSLAEGIAAGDTQAMEADRTEIAGLVARLHRTIDTLSAHLHPGQGAAHGPEPADALLRAAAANLRAEIAESGAALRAGPLPVVLCADTEVIQLLQNLIGNGIKYCRDHPPDIHVSAVPTNAGRWIFSVRDNGIGIAPEHAEQVFQPFRRLHREEEIPGTGLGLATCAKIVRRHGGRIWCEPQPQGTLFRFTLPAAPEPP
- a CDS encoding response regulator; this encodes MPINILLVEDDDGDAKAVIRAFKRAQIANPIVRARDGREALEILHKQRPDMPETPFICLVDVNMPRMNGHEFVAALRDDPDLRKLVVFMLTTSKMRDDVDHAYDNNVAGYIVKESAGADFLDLIGTLNAYWRLVELPDMQ
- a CDS encoding thiamine pyrophosphate-binding protein; translated protein: MRNGGQLLVESLVGLGATKAFGVPGESYLAVLDALHDTAGALDYVLCRQEGGAAFMAAAWGKLTGQPGICMVTRGPGATNASIGVHTAMQDSAPMLLFVGQVATEMRGREAFQEVDYRAVFGTMAKWAVEIDQVDRIPEILSRAWSVATSGRPGPVVIALPEDMLADTSDMAPLSGPVPLAQPAPDADAMDRLAELLTGAARPVILMGGSGWSAEGRAGLQAFAEAARIPVVAAFRFQDRFDNHSDVYCGEAGVGMPPHVKAVLKGADLILAVNVRFGEMTTDGYTLFDLPEMQQVLVHVHADAAEIGKIYRSALGIVAGVNAFAAALEPCEGLWADWCAEGRAAYLAGLELPDQPSPVDMGKVTAHLRAVLPEDVVLTNGAGNFSVWPNKFFPFGPKARLLAPQSGAMGYGLPAAIAAKVADPGRCVVCFAGDGDFQMTSQELATAVQAGARPIVLILNNGVYGTIRAHQERQFPGRVSGTDMVSPDFVMLAQAYGFHAERVTTTEAFPEAFARAMASETGAVLDLEVAAEAITPRQTLSQMRAAALRG